CTCTGCCGCGGCCCGCACATGACCTCGGTCGGCAAGGTCGGCACCGCCTTCAAGCTGATGAAGGTGGCCGGCGCCTATTGGCGCGGCGACAGCAACAACGCCATGCTGACCCGCATCTACGGCACGGCCTTCGCCAAGCAGGAACAACTCGACGCCCATCTGCACCAGATCGAGGAGGCGGAGAAGCGCGACCACCGCAAGCTCGGCCGCGAGATGAATCTGTTCCACTTCCAGGAGGAGGGGCCGGGCGTCGTCTTCTGGCACTCCAAGGGCTGGCGGCTGTTCCAGGAGATCCTGACCTATATGCGTCGCCGGCTCGCCGCCGACTACGAGGAGGTCAACGCGCCGCAGATCCTCGACAAGTCGCTCTGGGAGACGTCGGGCCACTGGGGCTGGTACCAGGACAACATGTTCGCGGTGAAGTCGGCCTCGGCCTTCGAGAACCCCAACGATGCGACGAAGGACCAGAAGGTCTTCGCGCTGAAGCCGATGAACTGCCCCGGCCATGTGCAGATCTTCAAGCACGGTCTGAAGAGCTACCGCGATCTGCCGATCCGGCTGGCGGAATTCGGCGCCGTGCATCGCTACGAGCCCTCGGGCGCGCTGCACGGGCTGATGCGCGTGCGCGGCTTCACCCAGGACGACGCGCACATCTTCTGCACCGAGGACCAGCTCGCGGCCGAGTGCCTGAAGATCAACGACCTGATCCTGTCGGTCTACGAGGATTTCGGCTTCACCGACGACCTCGTCATCAAGCTCTCGACGCGGCCCGAGAAGCGCGTCGGCTCGGACGCGCTCTGGGACCATGCCGAGGATGTGATGAACCGCGTCCTGATCGAGATCGCGGCGCAGTCGGGCGGGCGGATCAAGACCGAGATCAATCCGGGCGAGGGCGCCTTCTACGGGCCTAAGTTCGAATATGTCCTGCGCGACGCCATCGGCCGCGACTGGCAGTGCGGCACGACGCAGGTCGATTTCAACCTGCCCGAGCGTTTTGGCGCCTTCTATATCGGCGCCGATGGCGAGAAGAAGCAGCCGGTGATGGTCCACCGCGCGATCTGCGGCTCGCTGGAGCGCTTCACCGGCATCCTGATCGAGAACTTCGCCGGGCATTTCCCGCTCTGGCTCGCGCCCGAGCAGATCCTGGTCTGCCCGATCACCTCCGAGGCGGATGCCTATGCCGAGGACGTGACGATGGCCTGCCTCTCGGCTGGCCTGCGGGCCCGCGCCGACCTTCGCAACGAGAAGATCTCCTACAAGGTGCGCGAGCACTCGCTGGCCAAGGTCCCGGTGATCCTGGCCGTCGGCAAGCGCGAGGCGGAGGAGCGGACGGTGACCGTGCGCC
This portion of the Bosea sp. OAE506 genome encodes:
- the thrS gene encoding threonine--tRNA ligase produces the protein MTISLTFPDGAKREFPSGITGKEIAGGISPSLLKRTVAMAIDGVVVDLADPIGKDSKIEFLTREDPRALELIRHDCAHVLAEAVQALWPGTQVTIGPVIEGGFFYDFARNEPFTPDDLPVIEKKMREIIARDAPFTKDEWSRDKAKAFFAAKGEAYKVELVDAIPEDQTLKMYAQGEWIDLCRGPHMTSVGKVGTAFKLMKVAGAYWRGDSNNAMLTRIYGTAFAKQEQLDAHLHQIEEAEKRDHRKLGREMNLFHFQEEGPGVVFWHSKGWRLFQEILTYMRRRLAADYEEVNAPQILDKSLWETSGHWGWYQDNMFAVKSASAFENPNDATKDQKVFALKPMNCPGHVQIFKHGLKSYRDLPIRLAEFGAVHRYEPSGALHGLMRVRGFTQDDAHIFCTEDQLAAECLKINDLILSVYEDFGFTDDLVIKLSTRPEKRVGSDALWDHAEDVMNRVLIEIAAQSGGRIKTEINPGEGAFYGPKFEYVLRDAIGRDWQCGTTQVDFNLPERFGAFYIGADGEKKQPVMVHRAICGSLERFTGILIENFAGHFPLWLAPEQILVCPITSEADAYAEDVTMACLSAGLRARADLRNEKISYKVREHSLAKVPVILAVGKREAEERTVTVRRLGSQAQTVMSLDAMLEAMLDEATPPDLKRVKAARAAKAAG